The genome window ATCGAAGAGGGTTTGTGGGAGGAAGCGGTCGAATCTTTTAGAAAAGCGCTTGAGCTGAAACCGGACTACACCGCCGTTTTTCCGCTTCTCGCGGATTCCTTGCAAAAGTTGGGAAAAATGGAAGAGGTCAAAGAAGTTCTACGCAAAGGACTCGAAATTGCCGAAGTGACCCGCGATATGATTCCCAAGCAACGGATGGAAGCGAAACTGCGCGGGATTTTAAAAAGGGAACAGCCGGGCGGCTCGTAACTTCTACTTCAGAATTTTTCTGGAACAATCAGGTCCGTATCCGGAACGGGGTGACCGAGATGGCGGCAGATATCCGTGATTTGGCCTTTGTGGTGAAATTCGTGGGTGACGGTATGCGTGAAAAGCCAGCGGGGCGTCACCGTCAAGCCGTTCGGAAACGACGGATGCGGGCGGGTAAGTGGTTTATCCAGCGAGCTCGAAAATTCGGATAAAAAGCTTTCCACCACAGCATCAGCCCCGGCAAAGCCCTTGCGCACGGCGGCGACGTTTGGATAATCGGGTCTTTTGGGGCGCACGCGCTCTTTTCCCCGGGCGAACTGCAAGAGCCAGCCGTTGTAAACGTCGAAAACGTGCACCTGCAGGTTGCGAATTGAACCATGGCCGAAGTTGGGCAGTTCCTTGGTGTAGAATTCCTCCGGCATCGATTCGCAGTGCTTGAAAAGCACTTCACGAGTCCCGCGCACCCAGTCGTAGATTGTTTTTAGTCCTTCGACCATTGTCTTAAAATACGAATTATATCCCCATTGGTTACAATTAGGAGTACAAAAAAAGCAGGTTCCGCGACAGAAGTCGCGGCCACCCGAAGGGAGCGAGAAAGGCGGTTGATTTTTCGGCGCTGGAAGATTTACTTAATGGCAACAACCGGATTCGGCAACAGGACTCAAACCATAAAGGAGGTTAAAATGGCGACCTACATCATTCTTTCCCGTTTTTCGCCGGAGGCGTTCCGCGAGCCGAAGGATTTCAAAAAACTGGCCGAGCAGGTTTCCGCCAAAATCAAAGCGGACTGCCCGGGGGTGAAATGGCAGGGGAGCTGGGCCACGATGGGGCAGTACGACGTGGTGGATGTGGTGGAAGCCAACGACCCGAAGGAGGTGGAACGGGCGGCGATGATTATCCGCGCCTACGGGCATTCCACGACGGAAACACTCTTAGCTACGCCGTGGAAGGAGTTTTTGGGGATGCTGTAAGCCAGCAAGAATTACTCGTTCAGGTTGCCCAAAATACCCGACAACGCGCGCTGTTCCAACTCCGTAAGGTTATTTTTTTTGCGGATTTCGATTTGAGAACTATCTGAATTCATCTCCAAAACCAAACCCGCGTTCGATAAATACTGAACAACCGGTAGGCGCTCCGTTCCATCGACATACTTTTCAAAAAAGTCGTCGTTTGCGCCGCTTGTTAGCTGCCTTGCAATTTTTTTAATTTCCTTCAAGTCATAACGCTTATTGGTACTATTGTATTTTTTAAATAGAATTTGCATCAAGTCGTCCAAGCTTTTTTCATTTTTCGTGGCATTGCGAACCATGGCGTCCAAGCATAGTCCAATCCAGAGCCCGCCACCTTCCACCAATCCGGTATGCTGTTTTTTATCCAACCCCGCTTCCCGCATGGATTGGCGGCCGGTTCCCTTGTCGGCGAAATACAATTGTAAAAACTTTCCCAACGCCCAGAAAAACCATTCTTCATCGATAGCATTCATTTGCTTCAGCGCTTTGAGCGCATAGTACTGGGAGACGCCTTCGTTAAACCACTGTTCCCTTTCACTTGAATATCTAAATGACTTGGAATTCCAAAGATGAAATATTTCGTGGGCCACGATCCCCTTCCATCTAAATTGATCAAACGAGTCCGGTTTTGGATTGAAGGTTAGTTCGAGACGCTTTGCGTAAGCTTCTCCATTCCATTCTTCAGACTGACTTACTTCGATTGTGAGATGGGTGAATTTTTCTCCCATCGTCTGCTCCGGCAGACTGCCGAAAAGTTTTATGTAATAATCAAAGGAGGCCTTCGTTACGTGAATTATCTCTTCTTTTAGGGTTACTATGTTGGCACCCTGCAAAACAAGGTTTATGGACAGACCATTTACCGTCACCGCGACCCGCTCTGTTACTTGCTCTGCATCAAGGACCCCGTTGGATTGACTAACTGCTTCCGAGGCAAGCGATTCTTTTGAGTTGAAGGAATTTAGGACCGGCAGAATTAACAAAAAAAAGGCAAATACCCGGATTCGTATTTTCCGTTCCCAAATTATTAACTTCATTGCCTCTTTTCCAATACGGGGTGGGCGTGCGATGGTTTCATGAAAATGGCGAGGTAAGGGGGGAGGGGATAGCGTCAGCGCCAATTTGCTTTCGCCACGCCGTGGAAGGAGTTTTTGGGGATGCTGTAGTTTTACCCTCTGCGCCGAGGTTTTTGCAGAATCTCTTCGCGTCCCTCTTGGTAGGGGGGGCAGGGTCTGGTCAGCACCGCGGAGACTCCATGTCCGCGACTCTTTTCACCACGCTGTGGGAATTGTTTTTAGAGATGTGGCAGTGATGCATTTTTTTGTTAAGCATCAATTTATAATCTCTTGGATTAATTCGGTCCTGTGAATTATCCTACCACTAAGTGCATCGATATAATATTCCCGTCCCACCGGAGAGTGGTCAACATAAATTTCGACCAACCAAGCCAGATAGTATTTTTTGTCGAATGGGAATACAATCAATGAAGCCGATGGACTTCCACGTTTTTCCATACTTTGATAATCGGTTGGAAATTTGAGGTCTATCAAAGCTTTTCTGATAGCGGCAACTGAATCAATTTTGGGCACTGCCGAAATATTTATCTCGGTGTGAAAACTACCGTCAAAGTCTATTTTACCAGTAGGAGTAATGCTTGCCCTAAGGCCACCACCTGATACCTTCACCCCTTTATATTCTTGTTGAAACTCCATTCTGCGACCTCGTAGTTTTACTTTCAATTCGGATCGAGGATCATCGAGCCCAATCATTTTCTTGTACGTTTCAAGAAATTCATAAATCATTTCGATGGGGTCAGTAGTTGCGAACTTTTTCAATACAGTGCCTTGAAATGAAAAGGCAATGCCTATTGCCGTATCGACCTGACCTCTCCCGCGAAAGTCATGCTGAACGAAATCGTAGAATGCTTTTATTTGAAGGTGTTTCTTAGAGTTTTGCTTGATTGTGACGACAAACACAAATGGCAACGTTTCAGGACCGAAATAAGCTCGATATTTTCCCAAGGGGAAATACGCATCGTGCAAGGAATTCACGGGAGTATGGCTTTCTTCATAATTTAGGCGTTCAATTGGGGTAACTCCTCCGATGGAATCACCAGGCTTAAGATTGAAGGATTTAAGCGGTATGGAAACGTCAGGATGTCTGTAAACGTTATTATTCTCGTCGCGAATTGTCCACCAAAAGGGTTTAGAAAAAGTGAACTTGACGGTTTCTTGGGAGATATTTTTCATCCAAAATTCGCCCTTAATGTTTTCTAACAATAGAAAGGTATCTCTGGGAAGAGAAACCCTACACTCAAATTTAGCGCCATCCTGCTCGATTTGGAATGTATGGATTTGTTCTGGCATTGCAGGGCTGCTAAAGAGGTTTACTACTAAGAAAGTTAAGAATCCAGCAAAGAATTTGCGTTTAAGCATATAATGCCATTCTCGTCCTTCAAATAATACGCAGAAATAGACGAAGCAATTAGTTGTTCGGGAAAAATGGCTCTTTTTCACCAACACCCGCCCCAAGTAGCGTATGGCTGGTTGCGCGGGAGATGGGGACAGGGGTTTTGTCGCCGGGGCGAATTTCCCCCTTGGGTTTAAAGACGACGGTTTTGAATTGGGGGGATTTGCCGAACCAAGTGCCATCGCCGTTGCCATTTCCAGTTTTCTTTGATGGGCCTTCGGCCAAAACCTCCACCGTTTTGCCAACCCAGGCCTGATTTTTCTCCAAAGATATTTTTTCCTGCAGGCCAATCACCGACTGCAGCCGGCGGAGCTTTTCTTCTTCCGGAACGGTTCGACTACGCTCACCGCAAGTCGGGTTCTCCCATTCATACGCTTTGGTGCCCGGGCGGGGGGAATATTTGAACAAAAAGGCGCTGTCGTAGCGGGTTTGGGCCAGATAGTCGTAAGTGGCTTGGAAGTCCGCTTCCGTTTCCCCCGGAAAGCCGACGATGATATCGGTGGAGACGGCCAAATTGGGGACGGCATTGCGAAAGGCGGAGAGAAGCATGTCGTAATATTCAATCGTGTAGCGGCGTTTCATTTTCAAAAGCACCGGATTGGAGGCGGACTGCAAAGGGAGATGCAGTTGCGGACAGATTTTGGGATTTTCGGCCATCGCCCCAATCGTTTCCCAGTCGAAATCGACCGGATGGGGGGAAGTAAAACGGATGCGCTCGATGCCGTCGATTTCCGCTGCTTTTTTCAAGAGCGCGGCGAAGGAGTTGCGTTTTTTGGGAATTCCGTCTTCGGGTATAAGCGGCACCGAGGAACCGGATTTGCCATTTTCGGCAAGAATTGAAGCGTCTTTGTAGGCGTTGACGGTCTGGCCCAAGAAAACAACTTCTTTGTACCCTTCCGCCGCCAGTTTTTCCAACTGGTTCAGAATGTCGGCCATCGGCAGGGAGCGTTCCCGGCCGCGGACGTAGGGGACTATGCAGAAGGTGCAGAATTTGTCGCAGCCGCGCATTATCGAAACCCAGGCGCGGATGCCGGATTCCCGGAGGGGATGAATGTCGGCATAGGTCTCCGTTTTGGAAAGCTCGACTTCCAAGTACGGCTCGTCCGTATGCTCGGCAATCAGGCGGGGGAGGGTGCGGTAGCCATCCGGGCCGGCGACGATATCGACGGCAGGGATTTGAGAGGTGACTTTGGTTTTGATATGCTGGGCCATACAGCCCAAAACGCCCAAGACCAAATCCGGCTTTTGGTGCTTGAGACGGGCGAGTTCGAAAAGGCGGCCCAAAACCCGCTCTTCAGCCCGCTCGCGGATGGCGCAGGTGTTGACGAAGATGACGTCAGCTTCTTCCAGCGCGTCTGCGCTCCGGTAGCCGGCCTGGGTCAAGATGCCGCCGACGGTTTCGGAGTCGGCGACGTTCATCTGGCAGCCGTAGGTTTCTACAAAGAAGGACTTCATATCTTTAATCTCCCGCCGGCCAAAGCCGGCGGGGCTTGCTGAAAATTGTTAAGCAGGAACTTCGGCTTTTTCTCCGGCCAGAATAGTTGCGCCCAGCTTTTGCATTTCGGCAATCGCCTCCTCCAGCGAATCATCCACCGTCACTCCCTTGGTGAAATAATTCCCCATCCAGAGCCGCTTCCGTTCCCGCAGTTTATACTCGATTTCGGTGTCCTGCATAAAAAATTTCAGCATCCGGTCAAAAACCCGCACGTCGGGCGGGTTTTGGGCCAACAGCTCCAGCCGGGCGGGCTGGAAGGCGTAGGCCAATAGTTTTATCCCGAAGCGGTCGGCCTCCGCCAAAAGCGATTTTTCGGCGTAACCCTTCCATTCCTCATTCACAAACACCTCGCGCCGGTTTTTGGCGGCAATCGAGACCCGCCGGGCCTGATAGGGGCGGGCTTTTTTAACCGGCCGTTTCGGCTCGGGGGCTTTTTGGGCCGCCGGCATATCCGGCCAGAAGTAGCGGTTCATCCTCCCTCCTTTGCTAAAGACGAACTCGGCCAAGCACTCTCGTAATCCATGCCCACTGCTGTTAAGGAGGGGATAATATAAATCTTTACCCGCAAAGGGCAAATCGGGGCAGTTGCCGTAAGCGGAATGGCAAGGTATCTTGGGTTTGTGGAAACTTTCGACCTAAGAAAGGATTGAATATGCGCAAGGCATGGGCTCTTTTTTTCACGGCGGCCCTCGTTTCCCCGGCGTGGGGGGAGGATTTTTTTCCGCTGAACCCGGGGACCAAAAAACATTTCAAGGCCACCGTCAACCAGAACACCAGCGTGGGGGGGCAGTCGGCGATGAGCAACTCCGCTTATTTTCGCAATACCGAGGAAGTAATCGGGCAGGCCAAGGTGTACGACAAGCCGGCCGTCTTGGTGCGCACCACCCGGGTGGATTCGATACCGGGGCGGCCGGCCGATGAATCGAAACAGTCCCATTTGATTGAAAATTATTACCAGGCCCGGCCGCAGGGGATTTTTCTTCTGGCCAATTTCAACCTCCCCTCCGACAGCGGCCAGAAGCCGGATTCCACCCGCTACGAGCCGACCCTGCAGGTGTTGAAACTGCCGGCCGATTCGGGGGCCAAGTGGATCATCGGGACGATGAAGATGCAGGGAATTTTGGTGGGACTGACCGGACAGGTCTTGGGGCGGGAGGATGTGGAAACGCCGGCCGGGAGTTTTAAAAACTGCCTGAAAACCAAAAGCAGCTCCACCAGCGTGAGCGGCACCCTTCAGGGAGCCTCTCGACTTTCGATGAGCGTCACGGGGGGAGAGTTTTCCTCCATCTCCTGGTACGCCCCAGGGGTGGGGCTGGTCAAGCAGGATGTTTCCACCCGGTTTGTTTTGAGCTCCCCCAACCTGCCACCCGGCATGTCGGCGGAATTGACTTTCCAACAGAATTTGGCGCTGACTAAAGTGGAAACCGCTCCGAAGGAGGAGAAAAAAGCCCCGACCAAGAAATGAAGCGCGCCAGCTACCTTTACTTTTGCTTTTTCACACTCGGTATTTTCTGGGGGTGCGGCGGCACCCCCTTTTTAATCGGGGATTTCGAGTCCAACTATAAATCGAAGGTCAAGACAATCGCCGTTATGCCTTTTTCGGTTCCAGCGGGGAACCGGGGAGCCTTTGAGAACCGGGCGCTTTTGGAGGAAACCATCACCGGAGTTCTGATTCCAGTGGATTCGGCTCGTTCGTACCTTTCCCCGTTTCGCCTGCGGGCGCGGTTTGAGGGAATGGCGGATTCGGCCATCCTGCGCCTTTCGAAGGATCGCGCGGGGAAACTTCTTTCGGCGGAGGTGCTCTTATATAGCGAGGCAGTTCGGTTTCACCCGGCGGAGGGGGACAACCCGACCAGCCGGCGAATCGGCGGGGGAAAATACCAGCGGCGGGGGGTTGAGTTGTTGATGGAATTCCGGCTGGTGGAAGCGGCCAGTAGCCAGCTTTTATGGAAATACCGCGTGCGGCGGTTTGGAAAGGACGCCGAAGAGGCCGCCCGGATGACCGCGCAGGCGCTTTCCCGCGTCTGGCCGCTTCGGGCGCACGAGCCGCCTACTCCACAACCGTGAAAATCTCCCGGCGGCCCGACTCCGCCAGCGGGACGAATTTCCTGTACCACTCCACCCAA of Verrucomicrobiia bacterium contains these proteins:
- a CDS encoding tetratricopeptide repeat protein: MASPRVLQFRKIVQLDPKDPVSYYGLGSACIEEGLWEEAVESFRKALELKPDYTAVFPLLADSLQKLGKMEEVKEVLRKGLEIAEVTRDMIPKQRMEAKLRGILKREQPGGS
- a CDS encoding DinB family protein — its product is MVEGLKTIYDWVRGTREVLFKHCESMPEEFYTKELPNFGHGSIRNLQVHVFDVYNGWLLQFARGKERVRPKRPDYPNVAAVRKGFAGADAVVESFLSEFSSSLDKPLTRPHPSFPNGLTVTPRWLFTHTVTHEFHHKGQITDICRHLGHPVPDTDLIVPEKF
- a CDS encoding GYD domain-containing protein, yielding MATYIILSRFSPEAFREPKDFKKLAEQVSAKIKADCPGVKWQGSWATMGQYDVVDVVEANDPKEVERAAMIIRAYGHSTTETLLATPWKEFLGML
- the miaB gene encoding tRNA (N6-isopentenyl adenosine(37)-C2)-methylthiotransferase MiaB; this translates as MKSFFVETYGCQMNVADSETVGGILTQAGYRSADALEEADVIFVNTCAIRERAEERVLGRLFELARLKHQKPDLVLGVLGCMAQHIKTKVTSQIPAVDIVAGPDGYRTLPRLIAEHTDEPYLEVELSKTETYADIHPLRESGIRAWVSIMRGCDKFCTFCIVPYVRGRERSLPMADILNQLEKLAAEGYKEVVFLGQTVNAYKDASILAENGKSGSSVPLIPEDGIPKKRNSFAALLKKAAEIDGIERIRFTSPHPVDFDWETIGAMAENPKICPQLHLPLQSASNPVLLKMKRRYTIEYYDMLLSAFRNAVPNLAVSTDIIVGFPGETEADFQATYDYLAQTRYDSAFLFKYSPRPGTKAYEWENPTCGERSRTVPEEEKLRRLQSVIGLQEKISLEKNQAWVGKTVEVLAEGPSKKTGNGNGDGTWFGKSPQFKTVVFKPKGEIRPGDKTPVPISRATSHTLLGAGVGEKEPFFPNN